The window TCATCACGGCGGAACAGCGATACTGGCTGCATCTCTCGATCGACCGGATCACTGGCAAGGTCGTCGACCAAATGCTGGAGCCTGTTTATGAATAGACTGACCCTTCTGTCTGGTATTCACCTCATCCTTCTCGGGTCCGCCGCTGTCGCGCAGGATTCGATCCCGGCACCCGTGCCGCCCTTCGTCAAGCCCGCCCCGGCTTTCGATGCCTATGTCCTGCGGCTCAAGGACCCGCCGAAGGGCGCCTCCAGTCAGGCCGCGCCGGAGTTGATCCAGCGGGAGGCGACACGCTCGCGGGATGTGGTGCGCTATGTCGACTCTCTCTCCGATGGCAGCAAGGTGGAGACCTGGATACTGGGAGGGAAAAGGATTGTGGAGGATCCTCAGACCCATTCCGTGAGCGTGATGGACCCCGATCACGACCCCGTGGCGGTCGTGTACAAGATTTACGATCCGGCCAATGTCGACTGGATCACGGCCGATAAATACGTGGGAGTCGAGAAAGGGGAGGCTGGCAGCTTCTATGTCTTTGACCTCAACGGATCGAGCGGCTCCGGAGCCTCGCCCTATGTGCAGTCCGACTACCTTTTGCCTTCCGGCCGCCGCGCTTGGGTGGATGTGCAAAGCGGACGGCTCGCGCAGTGCAGTGTCAATAAACGCATCTACACCATCGAGTACACGCAGGCCCCCACCGGTGACCTGGTGCTGCCAGAGGCATTTGCCAGGGTCTGGCAAAAGTTCCAGGCGGATCGCAATCCCTTGAAGATCGAGCGACCGCCGCGCGACTAGGCGGTCCAGGGTCAAGCCCGCACCCGATTGCAAATCGTGCGGGCTGGCGACGCTACGCTCCGCGATTTCGATCTGCCCGGGGCGTCGTGATCTCCGGGATTTTCGTGCAGCTTCCCGCCAGATGGAAAGGGTGGCGATGCTCTCCCGATGTTGTGGCCACGAAATCTTGAAAACCTTTATTTTGCCCGGAAAATTCGGGCGGGTCGCTTTCAGCCCGGAGAAGGAGGCGATAATTTGGAGGAGTCCCAAAATGACGAGTTCCAAATCTTATCAATCGTCGAGCTATCGCATGAATGCGGTCATCTGGTCGCATAGCCAGCGTGCAGTACCAGGAAAGAGGGCGCGATAATGAGCGCGGCCGTTATTGCAGAAGCCGGGCGAAACCTGATCGGGCAGACCGGCTGGAACAGTCAAACGTGGGCCGAGGAGACTCTGGCGCGCCTGAGCCTGCGGGAGAAGATCGGACAGACGGCGCAGGAGCGCATCAATGCGTCCACCCGTTTCCTGGGAATGAGCCTGGAGGAGTGGTTCGAGCGGTATCCGGTCGGCAGTGTGTTCTGCGGAGGTGAGATTATCAGCGGTTGCGGAGATACGGCGGAGTCGTCGCGTGCGGCGATCCAGACACTCCAGGCTGCATCGCGGTTGCCCCTCCTGGTGTCGGGCGATCTCGAGAGCGGTGCCGGTGCCGCGGTGAAGGGGCTCACACGCATGCCTTCGGCTCTCGCCCTGGGTGCGACCAATGACACCGACCTGGCCTATGAGTACGGTCGCTGGACGGCGCTGGAGGGCCGCCAGATCGGGTTTACGTGGACTTTTGCCCCGGTGGTCGACCTGCTCAGGAACTGGCTCAACCCCGTGGTCTCCAATCGCGGGCTCGGAGTTTCTCCCCGGCATGTGGGCCGCATGGCCAGCGCGGTGATCCGCGGTGTGCAGGACCACGGCATGGCGGCTTGCGCGAAGCACTTTCCCGGCGATGGTGTTGATTTTCGCGACCAGCATCTGGTCACCTCCATCAACTCTCTTTCCGAGGCCGAGTGGAGGGAAACCTATCTGCGAGTCTTTGCGGAGGTCATCCAGTCCGGTGTGCATACGATCATGTCGGGACACATCGCTCTCCCGTGGCTCGAGCCGCTGGCGGACGGCGAACGCCCGCGTCCCGCGACAGTTTCCCATCGGGTGCTCGGCTTCCTCCGTGATGAGCTCGAGTTCGACGGTGTGATCGTCTCCGACGCGCTCGAAATGGCCGGCTTTACCGGGTGGGGGAGGTATGAGGATCGCATCATCGAGGCGTTCAACGCCGGCATCGATGTCATGCTCTGGCCGCAGATCGAGTACTTTGACGTGATGGAGCGCGCGGTCATGGATGGCCGGGTCACAGAGGCCCGCCTCGACGAGAGCGTCCGTCGCATTCTTCGACTCAAGGCCAGACTGGGACTGCCCGGGGCTCCGTTGCCCGGCGCGACCACAGGCGGGCCGATCGTCCTCTCGGACGAGGCGCGGCAGACCGCCCGTAAGGTGGCGGAGTCGAGCATCACCCTGGTGCGCAATGAGGAGAACATCCTGCCTCTCGATCCGGCAAAGGTTCGCCGTGTCCTGCTGCACTGCGCCGTGGGCCTGGACGAGAAATCCCGCGACGACCTCAGCACTCTCGTGCAGGACTTTCGCGATCGGGGTGTTGAGGTGTCGCTCTTGCAAAACGGAAACTGTCTCGATGTGATTTCCCGCGAGCGCCTCGGCGAGCGGTGGGATGCGTATATCGTCGTATTCAGCCTCCAGATTCATCAGCTAAAGAACACCGTGCGTCCCGTGGGCCAGATTGGTGAGGTGATGTGGACGCTGCAGAATGCGGAAACTGTCCGGCCGATCGTTGTTTCGCTTGGCACTCCCTATCTGCTGCAGGACATGCCGTTCCTCAAAACGTTGGTCAACGCGTACAGCCCCAGTACCGAGACGCAGACGGCGCTGGCTCGTACATTATGGGGGGAGATTCCGTTCTCGGAGTTTTCGCCGGTCGATGTCGGTGGCGAATGGCACGCTTGACCTGCTTGGTACAGCTCCCCGGCATCGCATTGCCGCAGCAGATGTACTGACTCCTCCTTTAATGAAACGCCCGACCCCAAAGTGGCTTAGCACCGCGATATTTTACGAGATATACCCGCAATCCTTCCGGGATTCCGACGGAGACGGCATCGGTGACCTGCCGGGAATAATCGAGAAGCTCGACTACATAGCCGATCTCGGGTGCACCGCGATCTGGCTGAACCCCTGCTTTGTCTCGCCATTTGGAGACGCCGGCTATGATGTGGCCGATTTCTATCGAGTCGCTCCACGATATGGGACCAACGATGATCTCGTGCGGCTCTTCCGGGAGGCCCGGGCGCGGGGCATCCGGGTCTGCCTGGATTTTGTCGCGGGCCACACCTCGATCGACCATCCCTGGTTCAGGGAATCCTGCCGGCATGAACCCAACCGGTATTCCAACTGGTATATCTGGACCCGCTCGATCTGGGACAAGGGCGATCCTCAAAAGCCCATGGTGCATGGGCATGCCGAGCGGGACGGAAACTACCTGGCCAATTTTTTCTATTTCCAGCCGGCTCTCAACTACGGCTACGCCAGGCCGGAGCACCCGTGGCAGCTTCCCGTCGACCATCCGGATGTCCTGGCCGTACGGCAGGAGATGAAAAACATCCTGCGCTACTGGCTCGACCTGGGCGCGGATGGTTTTCGCGTCGACATGGCCATGTCTCTGGTAAAGAACGATCCCGATCTCAAGGAGACGATGCGACTTTGGCGAGATGTCCGCGAGATGTTTGACCGGGAGTATCCTCATGCCGCGCTGATGTCGGAATGGTCCGACCCGGAGAAAGCCATCCCGGCCGGTTTTCACGTCGACTTCATGCTGGCGTTTGGCGATCCTCCGGCATACACCTCGCTGCTCCGCAAGGAACCCGGTCGCGATCTGAACCCGGTCGCCGATCCGGCCTCGCATAGCTACTTCGATCGGTGCGGGCAGGGCGACATCCGCGAGTTCATGGTTCCTTATCTCAAGCACTACGAAGCGACGAAGGACCACGGCTTCATCACCATCCCTACGGGCAATCACGATGTCCCTCGGCTTGCAAAGGGGAGGACGGAGCAGGAGATACTTATTGTTTTCGCCTTCGTGATGACGATGCCCGGCATCCCGTTCATTTACTACGGTGATGAGATCGGGATGAGGCATATCGACGGTCTGCCGTCCAAAGAGGGCGGGTACTCCCGCACCGGAGCCCGCACGCCGATGCAGTGGGACGATGGCGTGAACCTCGGCTTCTCATCTGCCTCCCCCGAGGATCTCTACCTCCCCGTGGACGCAAGCCCCGGCGCTCCCACCGTCCTGTCCCAGGGTCAGAAGTTGCTTTCCCGGGTGAAATCCCTCGTGCAGTTGCGGCGTTCCTGGAGAGCGCTTGGCAATGGCGGTGCATTTCGCGTTCTGACCAGCGAGGGATACCCGGTTGTCTATCAAAGAGGGAAAGGGGCCGACACCTTTGTCATCATCATCAATCCTGCCGATGAATGTCAGCCCTCGACTTTCCTGCTTCCCCAGGTCGGCGCGTTGCAGCAGATCCATGGCGATCACATCGATGTGCTGGCGGATCGCGATCGCTATTCCGTGGTCATGCCCCCGGTCAGCTACGGAGTTTTCAAGGTGACCTAGATGAAAGGCCATTCCGGACTTTATGAATAAATACCATGTCATCATGATGGCGCCCCGGCGCCTTTCCCTTGCCCTCTTCTTGTTGCTGGCAGCCTGCGTCACCGAGGCTACCGCCCAGGAGATATGGACCATGCCGAAAGAGTTGCCGACCACTCCGCCCGGTGCGACGCCCGCCACCTTTCCGCTGCCGAGATTTGAGTGGCTGCAGAGAATCATCGAGAACAACGCCAAGGCAAACAAGGCGCCGGAGACCATCCAGTTGGTTTTTGACGGTGACTCCATCACGGACGGCTGGCAGGGAAAAGGGCGGCGCACATTCGATGAACGCTACGGAAAAATCGGGGTGTTCGACTTCGGCCTGAGCGGCGACCGGACCCAGAATCTTCTCTGGCGTCTCTACAACGGGCAGGTCGACAAGGTCCGGCCCAAACTGGTCGTGCTCCTGATCGGAACCAATAACATCGGCTTTGGCGAAAAGCCCGAGGACGCCGCTGCCGGGGTGAAGGCGGTGGTGGAGGAATACCGTAAGCGTCTGCCCGAGAGCGTCATCCTCCTCCAGGCCGTCTTCCCACGCGGCCAGAGTCCTCAAGACCAGGCAAGACCGAAGATCGACACTCTGAATCGTGAGATCGCAAAGCTCGCAGACGGGGAAAAGGTGGTGTTCCTCGACTTCGGAGAAAAATTCCTCAATCCCGACGGGTCCGTCAATGCAGACCTCATGCCGGACTTCCTGCATCCCAACGACAAGGGCTATGTCGTCTGGGCGGACGCGATACAGCCGGTCATCGACAAGTATTTCCCTCCCCGGTAGCAGCGGGGCCTTTTTCAAGCGGACCGGCAGCGATTCTCGCGGCGCGAAATCGGGATTGCTGCCGGGCGGGATTGGTTCCGACGCGATGTCGGCAGTCTAAAGGGAATTGAGCGCCCTGAAATCCCGTGGCAGGGGATCTGCCCCGACACTCACGGCGGAGGGTGTGCGCCCGGCCTTTTCACCCGGCGCGTTTCAGAAACTCTGGCGGACTGCGGGTCGCGTGGAATCCCGGTGAACGAGACGTACCGGCAGTCGGTCGCTCACCGGAGTGGGGGGCGTGTCGCGAAGCTCCTCTTCCTGTTGGTTTACCGCCCGCAGCTGGGTCAGCAGATGTCTCACGGCATGGCGGCCGATACCGATGGGGTCCTGCGCGATCGTCGTTAGCCGGGGACGTACTGCGGAGGCGATGCGCAGATCACCGAACCCGACGATCGAGACATCCTCCGGCACGCGGCGCCCGCAATCTTGAGTGGCGGCGAGCACGTCCATGGCCACCCAGTCGTTGAAACACACGATCGCGGTTGGGGCTTCCTCCATGGTGAGGAGTTCTCTCGCGTGACGGTAGATCTCCTCGGAGCCGTAGTTTTGGATGTCGCGCATCCACGTTTCGCGAACGGGCAACCCATGGCGCTCCATCGCGTGGCGAAATCCCTCCACGCGGGCGCGGCCCGTGCTGATCTTTCGGTGGAAAATGTTGGCAATGCGCCGATGGCCGAGCTCGATGAGATGCTCGGTTGCGGCGATGCCTCCCTCATAGTCCTGGCTGCCGACGAAGGCATATTCCTCGACTCCGGCAAAGGTCTGGTCCACCACCACGATCGGCCTCTGAAAGGTTCGCAATTCTTGCAGATAGGCCGGGGTCGGCTGGTCTCCCGGCGGGAACATGAGCAAGCCATCGACCCGCCGCTCCGTGAAGGTCCGGAGCACTTTCTCGCCCTCGTGGACGCAGAGATCCCAACTGATCACGATCGTGTCGTAGGCGGCCTCATACAGCACCTCCAGCATGCCTTCCACGATGCGTCCGGAGAAATCATCACGGAAATCATTGCAGGTGAGGCCGATCGTCATGCTCCGACCCTTTTGGATGGCATGCACGAGCCGGTTGGGCCGGTAGTGGTGCTGGGCGGCCACGCTCAGGATGCGTTGCCGCGTCGTCTCCGAGACCCCCGCCTTCCCGCTGAGGGCTTTTGACGTGGCTCCGATTGATACACCGCATATCCGGGCGATTTCCGCGAGTGAGGACATAACGGGCTTCATATCACTGGAAAAATGGCTGTGAGAAAAGACTTTCTTAAAATCCACGGGCTGGCCGTGCGATTTTCCCCGGTTTTCCTCGTAAAAAGTCCTGAGAGAAAATACTTGCGCAAATGGCGAGAAAGTACTTTCTCTATAGAAAGTTTCCACCTCACCATGATCTCCCCATTCCCACTCAAATCCTCCCGTCTCCTCTCTTCAGCCGTTGCCGTTTTGGCTGTTGGGCTCAGCGCCATGTCGGCTGATGCCGCTCTGCTTACCTCCTGGACACAGTATTCCGGCTCGGTCAGCAGCGGGCTGAATACCGCCAGCCCGGTTCTCGGCAATGGCACGTCCAATTCTGGTGATAGTCAGTCAATCTACGCTGTTTCCCCGACCTACACGCTGAGTAGCGTAGGGGATTCCCTAACGCTCTCCGGCGGAGTGACATTTCTGAATCTTGAGACTCCCCAAGCCGATCAGTTCCGTTTTGGCCTGTATAATGTGAATGGCCAATCCGGTGGTCTCGGCTGGCTTGGCTACATGGCGTCGAACTCCGGCACCAGTGGAGGCTCGACCTACAGTCGGCTCTGGGAGCGGAATAATCCGAATAACTTCAGCTTCGGCAGCGGTTCTGGTGCTACGACGGTAGCCAACGTGAATGCAACCCCGGGAAATACCGCCTTCGCCTCGGGCACCTACACGTTCTCCCTTACGCTCACCCGTGTGGCCACGGGTCTCCAGGTGGGTTGGACGCTCATCGGTACAAATGTGAACTACACCGTCTCGGGCACTTATCTGGATACCACTCCGCAGACCTATACCTACGACCGCGTGGGCTTCTTCACTGGTGGTGGCCTCACCGCCGATCAGGTGAGCTTTTCAAATGTCGATCTCACCGTCGTTCCCGAGCCCGGCGTGGTGGGCCTCGTGGTGGCGGGTCTCACCTTCTGCTTCATTCTCAGGCGTCGCCGTCAGGCTTAGCATCTTTGCCCGGCAGGTCTTATATTGCGAATGATCTGCCGGGTTCCCCTGGTCATTCTCTCTTTCTTCCCCATGAAACACCTCCTCCCTCTCTCGGCCCTCGTTCTTGCCTGTTTCTCCGGTTCGCTCCGCGCGGCGGATGCGCCTACGCTGCTCGCGGAATACGACTTCGAAAAAATCCCCGCCTATGTGCCCAACTGGGGCGCGGGACTCGGCAGCACCTACAAACCGGCCACAGGCTGGAAGACGCCGTTCAAGGTTTCGCTCGATCAGGACAACCCGCACTCCGGCGACAACTCTCTCCGCTTCGAGTTGCTGGAACCCTCCGATAAGGAAAAGATCGTTCACAGCCCGGCCATCAAGGTCGAGCCAGCCGATGGCGAGAGAAAGGTCCGCGTGCGTCTCTTTGTGCGTTCGACGGGCTTCGGCGAGAAGGGTGCGGGTATCCGCATCCTGGAGCGCGATGAAGCGGGTGCCAGCATTCGCCTTCTGGGCGGATCGAAGACGCTCATTCCGGTGCCGGATTCCGCGGATTGGGTGGAACTCGATGCCGAGGGTGTCCTGCATTCGCGCACTGCGTCGATCTCCTTCATGGTGGTCGCTTATACGGAGGAGGCTCCGGCCACGCTCTGGATCGACGATGTGTCGATCGAATTGGTCCCCGCTGTCACGCCCTGATCACGCCCTGGATTTTCGATGAAGGATATTCCCGTGTTCCTGCCGGGTCGGCGGCTCACGCTCGCCCTCACCCTGGCCTTGCTTGCTCCGACCGTGAGAGCCGCGGATGCTCCCTCCGGTCTTGCCTTTTCCTCGACGGCGAAGGGGAACATTTTCACGGACGCCCAGGGAACCGTCACTCTGAAGGTGCCCGCCTCCATTGCCAGCGGCACGCTTACGGTGAAAAACGAGAGCGGCGCTGTCATTGAGACGCGCCCGCTCGCAGGAAACTCGGGGGATGTGTCGATCACGCTTCCGCAAAAGGGATTCTACGCGATTGATGCCGAGACGGTGCAGGCGGATGGGGCAAAATCCCGCGGGTCCACGACCGCCGCCGTGGTCGGCCCGGTGCCTTCCGATGAAATGCGCCTCCAGTCCCGCCTCGGCCTCTGGACTGTGCAAGGGGACGCCGATCTCGTACTTGCCGCTGGCGCCCGCTGGAACCGCCGCATGATTTCCATTCACAAGCTGGGTGAGAACATGCTCAGTGAGAATCCTCCCGCGGCCGAGAGCGTGCTCTTTCCGAAGTCGCCGTTCACTCAGGTCGGCGTGATGTCCTTCGGCCTTCCGCTCTGGCTCATGGAGCCGACTGATAAGAAAAAGAGCTTCGGCAACCCGCTCAACAAGCCCACCGACTGGAACAAGCTCAAGGCGCTCGTCTCCGCCTGGGTGCGTCAGCAGGGGGAAAACTTTCCCGACTACTTCGAGATCTACAACGAACCCGAGTGGCAGTGGAAAGGCGCGTCGAATGAAGACCTCGTGCGGGTGCTCGCCACCATCGCCGACGGGATCAAGGAAGCCAGCCCGAAGACTCAAGTGCTCGGCCCGGGATTCTCGTCCATCCGCATCAAGGACCCCGCCCGCCTCGATCTCGTCACCGCGAAGGAGCAGGGACTCTTTGATCATCTCGACGGGCTCGTCGTCCATGCCTACGTGGATGGTTCGGCTCCCGAGAAGGAGTTCATCCAGCGTGTTGAGGAACTTCAGGAGTTCCTGCGCGACATCGGGCGCCCCAAGTTTCCGATCCACATCACGGAGTTTGGCTGGACCTCCGGCAAAGGCACCTGGCAGAAGCCTGTCGACGAGATCACCCAGGCCCGCTATGTGACGCGTTCGCTCACCCTGCTCGCCGCCCTGGGCGTGGAGAATGCGACCTACTTCTGCCTGCAATTCAAGGCTGCTCCGAATCCCGGCGAGCGTGGCTTCTCGCTCGTTCACGACGACTCCACGCCGAAGCCCGGCTATGCCGCCTACGCCAATGTCGCCCGCTGGCTCGCTGGCGTGAAGGGGACAGGTACCTGGCTGCGTCTCACGCCGACCACGCATCTCGTGCTCTTCGAGAAAAGCGACAACACCTCGATCGCCGTGGCATGGGACACGGAGGCCGAACGCGCAATCGGCCTGCCGCTGGTCACCTCACGACGCGAGGACATGATGGGCCGCTCGCTGCCAGCTTCCGATACGCTGGCACTTTCGCCGAGTCCGATCTTTCTCGAGTTTTCCGAATCCCAATCGCCCTCGATCGAAATGCTTGCGCGTCTCGACGTGATGCGCGGCGGCGAGGATGTCACCCTGCCGCGTGGCGGTGAGTGGATCGCTCCGGCTCCCCTGGTCGTCCGTGATGGCCGCCTTGCTGTCCCTGCCTCTGCTGCCAACGGAGATTACCTTCTCCTGACCCGCGACGGCCAGAAGTGGCTCGGCCAGCCCGTGAAGGTCATCCCTCCGCTCGAGGCCCGTCCGCCCGTTCTTGCCTGGCCCGCGGATCAGCAGGAGCCTTCGCTTGAGACGACTGTCATCTCGCATTCCGCCGTCCCAGTGACCACGCGGCTCGCGGTGAAGCTTGATGGAACCCGTGACCGGTTCCTCGAGGCCTCCGAGATTGCACCCGGCGAGACACGCCAGCTCTCGGTGCCGCTCGATGGACTCTCTCAAGGCACCCGGTATCGCGGCAAGATGGCCGTGGATAGCCGCCACGAGGGCCGCCGGGATGAAATCTCGCTCCCGCTGGATTTTACCATTCTCTCCGCGGCTCCCGTACCGCGCGGCGGGCAACCCGACTGGAGCCAGATTCCGGCGGTGGATTTCTCAGCCTGGGACCCCTTTGGCGGTCCCATTGCGCCCGAAGATTGCTCCGCGACGCTGCAGGCCGCTCATGGGGTGGAAGGATTGCACCTCCGCGTCGTCGTCCGTGATGATGAGCACCTCCAGACCCGCTCCGGCGAGGATATCTGGTCGCAGGATTCCATCCAGATCGGCCTCGATCCCGACCATCAGAAGACCTGGGAGGCTAATGACCTCTTCGGTCTCAAGGGACATCGCGTCTTCGAGTACGGCGTGGCCTGGAATGGCAAGCAACCCATGACGTGGCGCTGGGTCTCCTACGTGCCGGAGCTTCCCGTCGGCGTCGCCGAGCCTCGCGTACAGCTCCGCGTGAAACGGGAAGGGGACATCACCACCTACGATATCCTGTTCCCATGGGCTGTCATGGGTCTCGACCGTCCCATGGCTGCGGGTTCCGCCATTGGCATCTCACTTTCTCTCGCCGACGCCGATACGGGCAAAACCAGCCGCCGCGCCCTGCGTCTCTACGGCGGCATCGCCGAGGGCAAGGACCCGGAAAAATACGGCCCTCTCTGGCTCCGCTAAATCGCCATGTCATCCGCTCTTCGCCAGGTTCATCTCGACTTCCACACCTCGCCGTTCATTCCCGATGTCGGCGCGGAATTCGACGCGCGCGAGTTTGCCGCGACCTTCAGGCGCGCCCGGGTCAATAGCGTGACCATCTTTGCCAAGTGCCACCATGGGATGTGCTATTACCCCACGCAGACCGGCACTCCGCATCCCGCGCTGAATGGCCGCGACCTGCTCGGCGAGATGTTGGAAGCCCTCCGCGAGGAAGGCATTCGCTGCCCCGTCTACACCACCGTGGCGTGGGAGGAAAATGTCGCCGACCTTCACCCGGAGTGGCGGCAAATGCGGGCCGACGGCACCTTTGCCCGTTGTGAGAATGTCGATCCCGCCCGCCCGCCGCATCCCGGCGGATGGAGGTTTAACGACTGGGTGCATCCCGACTATCTCGACTATCTCGAGGCGCACGTGCGCGAACTCTTCTCCCGCTACGGCCAGTTGGACGGGCTTTTCTTCGACATCCTGTTTTACGATCTGCTAGCTCATCACAGCGACGCCTGCCGCCGCTACCGTGCACGCCATGGCTTCGAGGCGGACGATGTCGAGACCTTCAAGCGCTTCGAATCTCACGCCCAGGCCAGCTTCGCCTCCCGCTTCACGAAGCTCATTCGCAGTCTCTCGCCGGAGAGCTCGGTCTTTTACAACACGCCCTTCGATGTCTATGTCGACGGCACCGGCGGCCGCCAGCGCCTGCCCCATCTCACCCATATCGAGATCGAGTCGCTGCCTTCGGGATTCTGGGGGTATTACCATTTCCCACGCCTGGCGCGCGGCGCGGGCCGGTGGGGCAAGCCCTGGGTCGGTATGACCGGTCGCTTCCAGCGCATGTGGGGCGACTTTGGCGGGATCAAGCCCCAGGCCGCGCTGGAGTACGAGTGCTTCCGCTCACAGGCTCTCGGTGGCGGAAATTCCGTCGGCGACCAACTCCCGCCTCGCGGCCGGCTCGATGCTGCGGCCTACGATCTCATCGGCGCGGTCTACGAACAATGCGAAGCCGCCGAGCCGTTCTATGCCGGCAGCGTGGAGCTCACCGATATCGGCATCCTCTCCGCAAACTTCCCCGGCAAGGATCTCTCCGCGACGGGCACGTCGGACGAGGGCGCGATCCAGATGTGTGAGGAGACGCATTACGAGGTCTCGCTCCTCGACGAGCACTCCGACCTCTCAGCCTGCCGCGGCCTCATTCTGCCGGACGATGTGGTCATCACGCCGCGCCTCTACAAGAAGCTCAAGGCCTACCACGCCGCAGGCGGCAAGCTGATCATCTCTCACCGCTCCGGTCGCGACATCTCGGGCCGCTGGGCGCTGGATTTCCTGCCCCTCGGCTTCAATGGCATGGTGGAAAAGTTCCCCACCTACTGGCGGGCGCGCAAGGACTTCTGGCCGGAGCTGAGCGCCAGCGACCGGGTCGTGTATTCCCAAGGGGTGAATGTCTTCCCGGGCAAGGGCGCCAGGGTGCTGGTCGATCGCGTGCTGCCGTATTTCAAGCGTACCGACCTGACCTTTTCCTCGCATTTTCAGACTCCGCCGCAGGCCGAGCCGGACCGCTTCCCGGCCGTCGTCTCGGGGAAGGGATTTGTATATTTCGCCGACCCGATTTTCCGCGAGTACCGGCAGACCGGCAATCAGGCCGCCCGCGACGTCTGGCGCCGCATCATCCGCGACTTCGTCGGCGACCCACTCGTGGGTGCAGGTCTCCCGAGCACCATGCTTTGCATCCCGCGCCGCCGCGGCCGCGATCTGATCCTCACGCTCTTGCATTATGTGCCCGTGCGCAAAGCCCTCGAGATCGACGTGTGCGAGGAGCGCATGAGCTTCGCCGGCGAGTCGCTTGCCTTTTCCTCCAGCGTAAAGGAAGTCCGTCGGTTCGATACCGGTGAGACTCTCGAGCGCTCCGCGGACGGCAAGTGCTTCACCTTGCC of the Terrimicrobium sacchariphilum genome contains:
- a CDS encoding sugar-binding protein, whose product is MKDIPVFLPGRRLTLALTLALLAPTVRAADAPSGLAFSSTAKGNIFTDAQGTVTLKVPASIASGTLTVKNESGAVIETRPLAGNSGDVSITLPQKGFYAIDAETVQADGAKSRGSTTAAVVGPVPSDEMRLQSRLGLWTVQGDADLVLAAGARWNRRMISIHKLGENMLSENPPAAESVLFPKSPFTQVGVMSFGLPLWLMEPTDKKKSFGNPLNKPTDWNKLKALVSAWVRQQGENFPDYFEIYNEPEWQWKGASNEDLVRVLATIADGIKEASPKTQVLGPGFSSIRIKDPARLDLVTAKEQGLFDHLDGLVVHAYVDGSAPEKEFIQRVEELQEFLRDIGRPKFPIHITEFGWTSGKGTWQKPVDEITQARYVTRSLTLLAALGVENATYFCLQFKAAPNPGERGFSLVHDDSTPKPGYAAYANVARWLAGVKGTGTWLRLTPTTHLVLFEKSDNTSIAVAWDTEAERAIGLPLVTSRREDMMGRSLPASDTLALSPSPIFLEFSESQSPSIEMLARLDVMRGGEDVTLPRGGEWIAPAPLVVRDGRLAVPASAANGDYLLLTRDGQKWLGQPVKVIPPLEARPPVLAWPADQQEPSLETTVISHSAVPVTTRLAVKLDGTRDRFLEASEIAPGETRQLSVPLDGLSQGTRYRGKMAVDSRHEGRRDEISLPLDFTILSAAPVPRGGQPDWSQIPAVDFSAWDPFGGPIAPEDCSATLQAAHGVEGLHLRVVVRDDEHLQTRSGEDIWSQDSIQIGLDPDHQKTWEANDLFGLKGHRVFEYGVAWNGKQPMTWRWVSYVPELPVGVAEPRVQLRVKREGDITTYDILFPWAVMGLDRPMAAGSAIGISLSLADADTGKTSRRALRLYGGIAEGKDPEKYGPLWLR
- a CDS encoding alpha-L-fucosidase, with the translated sequence MSSALRQVHLDFHTSPFIPDVGAEFDAREFAATFRRARVNSVTIFAKCHHGMCYYPTQTGTPHPALNGRDLLGEMLEALREEGIRCPVYTTVAWEENVADLHPEWRQMRADGTFARCENVDPARPPHPGGWRFNDWVHPDYLDYLEAHVRELFSRYGQLDGLFFDILFYDLLAHHSDACRRYRARHGFEADDVETFKRFESHAQASFASRFTKLIRSLSPESSVFYNTPFDVYVDGTGGRQRLPHLTHIEIESLPSGFWGYYHFPRLARGAGRWGKPWVGMTGRFQRMWGDFGGIKPQAALEYECFRSQALGGGNSVGDQLPPRGRLDAAAYDLIGAVYEQCEAAEPFYAGSVELTDIGILSANFPGKDLSATGTSDEGAIQMCEETHYEVSLLDEHSDLSACRGLILPDDVVITPRLYKKLKAYHAAGGKLIISHRSGRDISGRWALDFLPLGFNGMVEKFPTYWRARKDFWPELSASDRVVYSQGVNVFPGKGARVLVDRVLPYFKRTDLTFSSHFQTPPQAEPDRFPAVVSGKGFVYFADPIFREYRQTGNQAARDVWRRIIRDFVGDPLVGAGLPSTMLCIPRRRGRDLILTLLHYVPVRKALEIDVCEERMSFAGESLAFSSSVKEVRRFDTGETLERSADGKCFTLPVTKGRLLLEVPGFFTAKASRPVRAVATKRK